ACAGCCCGCGCATCGCGGCATCGCGCGCAATCCCCGCGCCGGTGATCCCGCCGCCGATCACAGCAAGATCGAAGCTGCGCGATTCCAGCTCGGCAAAGACCTGCGCACGGCGGCGCGCATCGAGCGACATGCTGTTCATGCGCTCACGCTAAGCGCATCACAGGTGCATTGGTATTGCATAATGGGAATGATATGGTGCGGTCCATGAACCTCCGCCGCCTTCGCCATTTCGACACGCTCTACCGCCTCGCTAGCTACGCGCGCGCCGCCGACGAACTCGGTCTCACGCAATCGGCGCTCACGCGCTCGATCCAGAAGCTCGAGGAAGAGCTTGGCGCGACCTTGTTCGACCGAACGACCCATTATGTCCGCCCGACCAGCGACGCCGACCGCCTGATCCGCTCCGCCCGCGACGTCATCGCCGCGTCGGCGAATCTCGAACAGGAAGCGCGCGGGCTCGGCCATCCGACCAGCGGCACCGTCGCGGTCGGCAGCGGCCCCTATCCGCTGCAACCTTTGCTCACCGACACGATCGCGCGCTTTGCCGCCGCGCACCCCGGCGTCCGCGTCACCGTGACGGGCGGGCCGTCGGAGCAGCTTCTCGAAACGCTCGTCGACCGTCGTCTCGATCTGGTTGTCTGCAACCGCGCTAAGTTCGCGGCATCCGCCCACGCCGACGAAGTGCTGTGCATCCCATTGCCGCCCGAGCCACTCATGCTCGTCTGCGCGCCCGATCATCCGCTCGCGAAGGGGCAGGGCGAAAGCGCCGATTTCCCCTGGGCGCTCCCGCGTCCCGCGCCGGGCAGCAATCTCCCGCGCGCGCTGCGCGCCCGCTACGCCGCCGGGCAATTTCCCGATTATGAGCTCGATTCGACCGCTGCGTGCCTCGACATGGCCAAGAGCGGCCGCGCGATCACTGTCGTCCCGCGCGCGCTCGCCGCCCGCTCGGAACTGCACCAGATCGCGCTGCCAGCGTCCGAAGTCACGCGCGACGCGATCCACCTCCTCCGCAATCGCAGCCGCAGCGCGCTCGTCGCCGCTTTTGTCGCAGTGCTGCGCGAGGTCGCTCAGGCCGATACGATCGCGTCGAACAGCGCCGCGTCGGCCGAACCCGCACGGTAGAACACCGGCGGCTGCCCGAACGGCGCCGCGACCGTCACATCGCTCCCGCCGACATAGCGCCGCCCCGACCAGACATGCACCCAGTCGGCCCCCGCGGGCAGATAAGTCGTCCACTCGCTTTTCCCCGCCGCGATCACCGGCGCGACGAGCAGGTCGGGGCCGAGAAGATACGACGTCTGGATCGCATAGGTCTCCGCGTCGTCCTCGAAATGCAGGAACAGCGGCCGCTGCACCGGCAACCCCGTCTCCGAAGCCTCCTTCGACAACCGCCGCAGATAAGGCGCCAGATGCGCGTAAATCCGCGTCATCTTTGCGAAATGCGCGAGCAGCTCGGGATCGTCGTCATATTGCGCATTCTGCCGCGGCCGATTGCCCTCATGCGTCCGCATCATCGACGTGAACGCCGACATTTCGGCCCAGCGCATCGCGAGTTCGGCATCGCGTGTCGTGTCGAAGAGGCTGGTGTATCCGCCGCAATCGCTATGATGATGCGCATTGCCGAGCATCCCCGCCGACAGCGCTGCACAGATCACCGTGCCGATCCCGTCGTGTCGGCCGAAATCGACCGCCTGGTCGCCCGCCCACAGCATCGGGCAATGGCCTTGCACGCCCGTCGCGCCCGACCGCATGAAAACCATCGTCTCGCCCGTCGCGCCGCGCCCCGCAACGCCCTTGGCATTGACCTCGCCCCAAAGCGCAGGCCAGCGATTGTGCGCGGTCATCCCGCTTTCGCCATTTGCCAGCCGCACGTCGACGGGCAGATATTCGCCAAAGTCGGCCATCCAGCCCGACAGTCCGAAATCGATCATCTTCTCGCCGATGATCGTATCGGCGAACCACGCCGCCGCCGCCGGATTGGTGAAGTCGACATGGCCGCAATCGAACTCGCCAAAGTCGATCACATAGGGCTCATCCTTCGTCGGATGCATCACCATGAAACCCTGCGCCGCCGCCTCGGCATAGAGCGGGCCGTCGACCGCCAGATAGGGATTCACATAGCCGAGAAAGCGAATGCCGCGCTCTTTCAGCTCGGCAATCCGCGCGGGCAATTCGGGATAACGCTCGGCATTCCACTGCCAATCCCAGAACAGCCGGTTGCCGAAGCTGGTGATGCGCAGCCCGACCCAATCCTCGCACCACAGCCCCGATACCGCGACCCCGGCATCCTCATAGATCTTCAATCGCGCAAAGCTGTTGTCGCCATCCTTCAACCCGATGACCGCGCCTTTCAGCAGCCATTCGGGAAGTGGCGGCTGGCGCCCGAAGCGCTCCGACAGCGCCGACACCAGATCGGCAAAGCGCGGCCGCGCCCATAATTCAACCTGCGCGGGAATTTCCCACATTTCGACTTCATGAAAATCGGCGGCGCGAAAATCGAACGCCGCATAGGCAAAGCTGTCGATATGCAGCGCATAGCGCCGCGAACTGACAAAGGTCGGCTGCGGATAATTGGTGTGCGCATAACTGCCGCCGCCGCCCTTGCGATGCGCCTCGACCTGTTTGAACAAGGGCGATGCCGGATCGCGGCCGACGCCGGGTTCGCTCGACCACAAAGGAAAATGCCGCCCGCGCAGGTCGAAATAAGAGAATTGCTCGCCGCCGCCCCACACATGCTCGCCCGCCTCGGCGGCAACGCGCAGCCACAATCGGTTGAGCGTCGGGTCGAGCGCCTTCAACGCGATCTTCGCATTGTCGCCTTCGCCCGACAGCGTCGCTTCGAGCAACCAAGGCGCCCCCGCATTCTCGGCAAAACGCACGACGTCGCCCGCCACTTCGACATGATCGAGCGCGATCCGCTCGATCACCTCTTGGCGCACATCGAAATGGCCCAGCTTCGAATGAACATGCGGCTCACCGCGCCCGATGAAGAAACAGGGCGCGCCTGCCTTGTGCGAAAGGATCGTCTGCCCGCCGAGGCGAAGCGCAAAACCGGTGTCGAGCACATCAAGCGCCATGGGGGAGGATCCTTTTTTTTACGCCGCCTATCAACCCCACATGTCGCCCCCGCGAAGGCGGGGGCCGCTCGAAGTCGAACACAGCGGCCAAGTTTCAAACCAACAACGGCCCCCGCCTTCGCAGGGGCGACCTATTCATTTCGCGCGCAGAGACGCAGAGATTTTTGGTTCACGCGGAGACGCGGAGACGCGGAGGGTTTGGGAATAGAGCGTGGCTCAATTGTCCACCGTCGCGCGCGCCCCTTTCGTCACCCCGGACTTGATCCGGGGTCCCGCTTTTCACCGTCGCTGAGCGGGATCCCGGATCAAGTCCGGGATGACGAAGAGAAAGAAACTTCTCCGCGTCTCCGCGTCTCCGCGCGAAATTCTTCTCCTCTGTGCCTCTGCGCTAATATTCTTCATAAAAACCCCCGCCGCCTTGGCTAGCGACCCACGGCGGGGGCAGGGGATGTTCAGAAATTCATCCGCGCGGTGACACCGAAATAACGCTCGGCATCGCGCGGGGTGATCTGGCGCATGAACGACGTGCCGTTCGGGATGCGCTGGATCACGAACTGCTTGTCGGTCAGATTCTTGACGATGAACGACAGGCTGTATTTGTCGTCGTCGGTGCTCACCTTCACGCCCGCATCCCAGATCGCATAGGCGCCCTGGAACGCATTGGGGTTCTGGTTGATGTCGAACTGGGTGCGGCTCTGATAGACGAGCGAGCTGTTCAGATCGACGTTGAACCCGTCGATATTGAGCGGCAGGCGCCAGTCCATCGTGACCGTGCCCTTATATTTCGGGGCGAAGGGCAGGGGCTTGCCGTTGATCGCATCGGCACAGGTCACCGCGGCGCCCGGCGGGCAGATGAACTGGTTGATGTGCGCATCGGTATAGTTGAAACCGCCCGACAGCGAGAAATCGTCGGTGATCGCGGCGTTGAAGTCCATTTCGATCCCGCGCGTCGACACCGTGCCTGCATTGGTCAGACGCGTGACGACCTGACCCGCGACGATGTCGAGGAAGTTCGCCTGATAATTGTCATATTTGGCATAGAAGCCCGCGATGTTCAGCGTCAGGCGGCGGTCGAACAACCGCGTCTTCAGGCCCACTTCGTAGGCATTCGACTTTTCGGGGTCGATGCGGCCGGTGTCGCGCGCCAGCATGTTGAAAAACACGTTGAGCGCCGGGCCCTTATAGCCGCGCGTATAGGTGGTGTAGGCGATGATATCATCGGTCAGGTCGTACTGCAGGCCGGCATTGCCCGACCAGCCATTGTCCTTGATCGAGCCCGCCGAAGCGAAGGCGGGGTTCACGCCCGTGAACGCCGCCGTCTGCGTCGACCGGCGCGCAAAGTCATAGCTGACCTTGTCCTCGGTATAGCGCAGACCCAAAATGCCGCGGAACGCGTCGGTGAAATTGAGCGTGCCCTGACCGAACGCCGAATAGCTCGTCAGCTTGGTCGTGAAATCGGCGTTGCCCTCGTTGGTCGTATAGGTCGACGATCCGGCGGCGCAGGGCGTCAGCCCGCCGACGGTCGGAAGCGTCGAAGCGGTGCAGGCGGTCACCGTGCGGTTGAAGAAATCGACTTCCTTCGTGTGGTAATAATAAAGGCCTGCGACATATTCGAAGAATTGCGGGTTCGCCGACGCGATGCGCAATTCCTGTGTGAACTGGTCGAATTTCAGGTCGCCGCGATCGTGCGAGCGGACGTCGCCTGCGGCCGTACCGGTGTTGACGTAACGCGGCGCATCCGACCGGAAATCGCCGTCGCGCTGCTGGAAGTTGTACCAGTGACGATAGGCGGTGATCGACGTCAGCGTGACGCCGCCCAGGTCGAGATCGATCTGACCCGAAACACCGCTATTCTTGTCCTTGGTATAGGGATCGAGGTCGTTGTCGATATCCTTGTTCTTGCCGTCGAGCGTCAGCGGCGCGAGGCTCGGGATGAACACCGCATTGTTGAATGCCGAGGAAAAGACGGTTCCGATGCTGTCGGCGAACCCATTGTCGCTATTCTTCGAATAATCGGCGATCAGCGTGATCTTCAGGTTATCGGCCGGCTCGGCGATCAACTTGCCGCGCACGCCCCAATGTTCATAACCGTTGACCTTATGGTCGTTGAAGACGTTGCGGGCGTTGCCGTCATATTGCGACCAGAAGCCGGTGAGCGAGGCGCGAATACCGTCGCCGATCGGGCCGCCGATGCTGCCGCGGATGCGATATTCATTGCCCTCGTACCAGGCCGCGTCGACATAGCCGCCCAGCTCGTTGCCGGGTTCGCGCGACACGATGTTGATCACGCCGGCGCTGGCATTCTTGCCGAACAGGCTGCCCTGCGGGCCGCGCAGCACTTCGATGCGCTCGACGTCGAGGAAGTCCGACGTCTGCTGGCCGGTGCGCGCATAGACGACGCCGTCGATCACGGTCGAAACCGAAGGCTCGACCCCCGACGAGAAGCTGATCGTGCCGACGCCGCGGATCGAGAGAGCGGAGTCCTTGTTGGTGTTGCCCTTGCGGAAGGTCAGCGTGGGCACGCGCTGGAAAAGCTGTTCGGCCGAATTGACGTTCGAGCGTTCGAGCTGTTCGCCCGACACGACCGAGATCGCGACCGGCACGTCCTGCAGATTCTGCTCGCGCTTCTGCGCGGTGACGATGATGTCCGTCGATGCGAAGGGCGCGTTGGCTTCGGCCGGGGCCTGCGCGGCCGCGTCTTGGGCTGCGGCGGGGGCAGCGATCATCGCCATTCCCAATGCCGTCGTGATTGTCAGATAGGCTTTGGCTTTCGACGAAACCATATTCAGATCCTCCCTTGATGCGCTGCCGTTCGGTATGTCAATTAATTCAATTGACAATCTCGAGCCGACCCATGCGCGCTATTATTTTTGTGGTCCAATAGAGAAATGTCGCGATGCCATGTCCATATGCTATGGCTTGCAGGACAGTGCGAGGAACTGGCTATGCGCTCGGGCTCGCGTGTCGGCCTTGTCATCAGCAACCTTTCCCTTGTCGTGACGGATCGCGCGTCCGCTTCGACATCAGGCCGCGAACTTATGTCGCTCGCAGCCACGAATCGGCTGAAAGGCGCCATTGCCCACCAGCCGACCTAGGGATGCGCGTCAAAATCATTGCAGTCTAATCGAGAAATGTCGGTATATTATGTCCAAATGCTATGACTTGAGCATGGTCCGTCGGTGACGGGTTGCCGACTTCCCCATCATCGTCACCCTCGAACGCGACACGTGGCTCGTTCGACTTGATCCGGGGTCCCGCTTGAAGTCGAAACCAGTGGGCGCCTCAAGAAGCGGGATCCCGGGTCACGCCCGGGACGACGGAAGTGGGGACGGGGTGTCCGCTCCCCAATATAAAACAAATACCGCCTTCAATTAGGTCTTTCCTACATTATTCGGCCGTGTCAGCCTTCATCCGGCTCTTTCATTCGGTGAACAAAAAGGTGGTCGCTGCCCTGATTGCGGGTACGACCATGATCGGACGTGCCTCGCACATCCAGCACGCCGCGACTTGCAAATCGGCGCGCTCATAGGGCTGAACTTTCCTGAACTTTGGAATATTGCGCGGCCCTTGCGCCGACCCGATCCGGATCCAGCCGGGCGATGTCCAAAGAGGGCAGCGACAGCTCCCCACCCCAAACCCGACACGCACAGGCCCACCGGGGGTGCCCCCCCTATTGCAACGCCACCACGCGCTTAACATGCGCCAGACACGCCTCGGTCTCGCGCGCCACATCGGCGTTCAGCCACGCAACAATCTCGGGCGTCGGCCCGATATCGGGCTCCAGCAGCGCGAAATCGAGCGTGACGGGCGGCGAAATCGGGCGCACCGCGACCCCCAGCCGGTGAAAGCGCGGGGCGCTGAACGGCTCGGCGATCGTCACGCCCAGCCCGGCTTCGACGAAGGCATATAATATCTGCGAATGCTGCGTCTCCAGCCGCCGCGATACGCTGATGCCCGATGTTTCCAGCGCGGTGTCGATCCCGGTCCACAGCGCGTCGGCTTCGTGCATCGGGCCCACAAACTCCTCGCCCGCCAAATCCGATATCGCCAGTCGTTCGCGCGCGGCGAGGGGGTGGTTGGCGGGCAGGATGCACACATATTCGGCGCGCGCGAGCGGCGTCGACCTGATGCCCTCGCGTCCCTGCATATCGACCCCGACGCCCAGGTCGGCCTGTCCCAGGAACACGCGCTCCTCGATCGCGCGTTGCCCAAGCGATTCGACGATGATCTTGATGTCGGGATAGAGGATGCGAAAGCGCGCGATCACCGCCGGCAGGATCGCCATCGCGATCGCCGCCAGCGCCGCAATCCGCACCGTGCCGACCGGGTGCGCGCGAATGCGCCGCGCCGCCTGGTCGAGCAGGTCGAGCCCCGCATAGCTTCGCCGCACCGCTTCATACAGCGCCTGCGCCTGCGCCGTCGGATGCACGCGCGCGCCGCGGCGGTCGAACAGGCGAAATCCGACCGCGCGCTCCATGTCGGCGATCAGCCTGCTGACCGACGGCTGGCTGATATTCAGCATCGTCGCGGCGGCTGTAATGCCCCCGCTCATCATAACGGCGCGAAACGCCTCGACCTGTCTCATTCGCATAGGTCATAGTATAGACGTATGATTGCTGGATGCAATTCGATTGGATGCGATGGACGATGTTACGCTACGTGGCACCTTAGACAACATCGGGAGAGTGAAGATGGATTTCTCGGCCCAGCGCGAACAATTCGCCAACGAAGGCTATGCGGTCTTCGAACGCATCCTCGAAGGCCCACTGCTCGACCTGCTCCGCGAAGAATGCGGCCGGGTGATCGACCGCGAGGATGCACGGCTCGACAGCCTCGGCGTCGAGGTCGACGGCATCAGCCACAAGGGCAAGCGCTATTTCGCCGGCGAATGCCAGCGCCAACAGCCGGATCTGCGCAAGATGCTGTTCAGCGAAACGATGGCCGATATCTGCCGCGCGACGCTCGGCGACGATGCCTATTTCTTCTACGATCAATATGTCGTGAAGGGCGCCAGCGAAGGCATGCCGTTCAGCTGGCACCAGGATTCGGGCTATGTCGTCGGCAACGGCGGCCCCGCCGATCACAAGCCGTACCTCACCTGCTGGTGCACGCTCGACGACACGACGGTCGCCAACGGCACCGTCCGCATCCTGCCTTTCTCGCAGGCGCCCGATACTCGCAACGGCATCGTCCCGCACATCCGCCAGCCGGGCAGCAACGACCTCGTCGGCTATACCGGCGACAGCGAGGGCGTGACGCTCGAAGTCCCCGCGGGCAGCGTCGTCGCTTTCTCCAGCCTCGCGCTCCATGCGACCGGATCGAATTCGACCCCGAACATGCGCCGCGTCTACCTCGCGCAATATTCGCCCGAACCGATCCTCAACCCCGGCACCAACCATCTCCGCCGCAACGCGATCGCTTTCCTGCGCGGCGGCAGCCAGGTGACCTTCAACTGAAGGAGGATATCATGATCGATCGTCCCCGCATCGTCGCACTCGGCGGCAACGCCACTGCCGGCGGATCGGCCGAGCGCCTGCTCCGCCACGCGCTCATGCGCTGCGAAGCGGAAGGCGCGGAGACAAGCCTCTTCGCGGGCGAGGCGATCGACCTTCCGATGTACGCCCCGCACCGCAGCGAACGTTGTTCGAAGGCGCAGGCGCTGATGGCCGCGCTGCGCGATGCCGACGGCATCATCGTCGCATCGCCCGCCTATCACGGCACCGTGTCGGGGGTGGTCAAGAACGCGCTCGACTATGCGCAGGATCTTGTCTCGGACGCGCAGCCCTATTTCGATGGCCGCGCAGTGGGATTGATTGCGGTCGCCGGCGGGTGGCAGGCGGCGGGGAGCACGCTTGCGACGCTGCGCTCGATCACCCATGCGTTGCGCGGCTGGCCCACCCCGATGGCGGTCACCGCCAATTCCAGCCAGCCGCTTTTCGATCCCGACGGGATGCTGACCGATCAGGGTATCGCGTCGCAGCTCGACATCATGACCGGGCAGGTCGTGACCTTCGCGCGAATGAAGCGCGCCTATGCCGATGCAGGCAAAGCCGCCTTGACGGCCTGATCTCCGAACGGACCGGAAGGCAGTCTTCGATGCCTTCCGGTCCGTTCGGAGCATATCAGAACTTTACGCTAAGCCCCGCCGTGATCCGGCGATCGGTGAGGCCCTGGAAACAGAGCAGCGCCTTGTCGTTCACGCAATATTGGTTCTGATCGCCGCGCAGCAGGTTGATGCCCTCGACGCCGACGTTGATATTCTCGGTGATGTCGTAGTTGATGCTGGCGTTGAGCTGTCCGCGTGCGCCGTTGATCAGCGGCAGCCCAAAGAAGAACGGATCGTTCGACACATAGCTTGACCGCCACGTGTAGCGCAGGCGCGCGTTCAGCCCGTATTTGTCGTAGAACAGCGTCGTATTGTAGGCATATTTCGACAGGTTGGTCAGCGAGATCAGATCCTGCGAACCCGGATGGCCGAGCTGCGTGAACACGGTCCGCGGACCATCGGCGACGCGATATTCGCGCGCCGAGCCGCCCGCCTTTTGATAGGTGAAGTTGCCGATAAAGCCGAAGCCCGAGGCGAAGCCGAGCACATCTTCCCATGCCGACAGATCGTGCTGGAATGCGACTTCGATACCCGTTTGCGTCGTCGTTCCCGGAACGTTGAAGGTCGAACTCCGGGGCACGCAGATGCCGACCCCCTGAATGGGGTTATTGATGTTGCGGTTGGCGATCGGGTTATAAATGCCGCCGCCCGGGCAGGCGGGATCGATCGAGATATTGAGATTGCCGTTCGCGTCGAGGTTCGGCGCCGGATCCTCCTGCCGCTGCGCGAACAGGTTGGTGCGGCTCTTGTGAAAGAAGCCGATGCTGATCAGGCTCGACGGCGCGAAATAATATTCGCCCGACAGGTCGAACGACCACACCGCTTCGGGGACGAGGCCGGGATTGCCGACCGCGACCGGTGTGTTCGCACCGGTGCCGAACGAAAAGGACGTCGACAGCGTGTCGAAATTCGGACGGCGAATGTCACGCGCGATGCCGGCGCGGACCAGCAGCTTGTCGGCGGGTTCGAGGACGAGGCTAAAGCGCGGGAGCAGGAAGTTGTACGAGCTTTTCGCGACGGTCTGGCCGGTGACCGCGCCATTCGCGATATTGTTGCCCGTCGACGACAGCTTGGTGTGAAGCCAGCGGAAACCCGCATTGCCGCGGACGGGCATGCCGGCAATCTCGCCCTCCATATTCGCCTGGAAATAGGCGGCGTTCGTCGTTTCCTTGATCTTGAAGAAACCCGCAAAGGATTCGGTTGGCGTCGCCAGCGAGGCGACGGCCGGACCTTGCGTGCGCGCCGCGTTGCTTGCGGCAATGGCTTCGTTGAGCGACGCCAGCACGCTCGCCGGGTCGCGGAACGCCAGCCCGCCGTCGATCAGCAGGAAGTCCGGGAAATAGAGGCGGCGCCCGTCGGCGGCATTGAAGTTGCTGGGGCCCGGGATCAATATGTCGGAAAACAGGTCGCCCGACGGCCGGTTCCACGCGCTGGTCGTGTTCGTCAGGCTGACATTGTTCGAAAATTCGCTGTTCTCGGCCGATGTCCGGTTCCAGCGCCAGCCGAAATCGACCGAGGTGACGAACGGGTTGAGGTCGGTCGTGTCATAAGTGAAATCGAGCCGCGCAGCGCGCTCCTGATTGTCGGTCGAATTGGCGCCCTGCGTGACCTGCTGTAGCTGATAGTTCGCGGGGTCGAGCAATTGCGCGGTCGTCGGCGCAAAGGGGCTCGCCTGATCGATGCCGAATTGCAACGTGCCGCCGCGCAGGTCGAATTCGATCGGCACGCCATTGTCGATGCTGCGACCGATTACCGGCTGCGGACCGTTCGGGTTGATGAAGTCGAGCGTCGTCGAAAAATTCGGGAAGTCGGATTTCGAGGTCGACAGCGATACTTCAGCGCGGACATTCAGCTGGTCGGTTGCCTGCCAGTCGGTGCCGAAATCGAAGACGCGGCTCTTGGTGACGCGCGCGCCGGTGTCGCTCGATGTGCGCAGGTTCGGATCGATCACACTTCCGGTCGTGCCGCCGATTCCGATGGTGCCGGCGAGCGCAGCTTCGACGGAGCCAAGGACGATCGGGCCGTTCGGGCCATTGAGCGTGCCGAAATCGACCGTTTCGAAGGCCGTGTTATTCATGGCATCGACAACCGAAGGCGTCGCAGTACCCGAAATCTGGACGCGATGGCTTTGTTGCCCGCGGCGCTGGTTGTTCAGTGTCGCGTCGAAATAGAATTTCAGGTCGTCATTCGGCTTCCACTCAAGCGCGGCGGTGCCGTTATAGGTCTCATATTCGTAATTCTCGAGCCCCTGTTGCAGGAACTGGATACGCAGAAACGGAAAAGCTTCGGCGCTTGGGCCTGAGCCCGGAAGCACCAGCGCGTCGCGGTCGACGCGCGGCTTGAACGACGCGACGTCCTGCCGTGCATAGCTGCCGCTCACCACGATGCCGATTTCGCCGATGCCGGTGTCCCACCGGTTGCCGAGCGTCGCCGACAGGCGCGGCAGCGTCGACTTCGACAGATCGCTATTTTCCATCTGCGCGCGCGCAGCGATCAGCGGGTCCTTAAGGTCCAGCGGGCGGATTGTCCGCAGGTTGATCGTGCCGCCGACAGATCCTTCGATCGTCTGCGCGGTCGGAACCTTGGTGACCTCGACCGACGCGATCAGCGCAGCGGGCAGATCTTCGAAGCTGATGCCCGAGCGACCGGCGCCCGATCCCACTGTCGACACGCCGTTGATTTCGGTGCGGTTCGCATCGGTGCCGCGGATCTGCACTGCGTTGCCGACGCCTGCCTGCCGGGTAATCTGAACCCCGGTGACATTTTCGAGCACTTCGGCGAGGTTCTGGTCGGGCAGCTTGCCGATATCTTCGGCCTGGATGACCTCGACGATATTGTCGGTGGCGCGCTTTTCGCCCAGCGCGGTGGCAAGGGAGCTGCGAATGCCGGTGACGATGATCGCATCATCGCCCACTTCGTCGGTGGCAGACGTTTCGGCGGCCGCATCCTGTGCAAAGGCCGGCGTGGCGAGCATCGCCATCGCCGTCGATCCCAGCAGCGCCGCCGCGAAATTGATGTTGCCGCGCGAAACGCGCACGAGGCTGCCCCGAATCATCCCACTCTCCCTCAATGACTTTGTTTGGAGGCAGGCTCGTCTTGTCAGACCAATATGTCAACCCATCTTGTATACCGAAATGCGGTTGATATTGTCCTACCTGTTGTGTAGTCCAGTTTGCAAGAATCATAAGAAGGGTGAGGCGCAGTGCAGATGAGGGTGGTTCTAACGATAGCGATGCTGGTTTCGACGGCGCACCCAGCGCTGGCGCGCGACATGCTGGTATCGGATCAGGTTCAGTATAAGGCGGCGGTGAAAAAGGCGCAGCCGGGCGATACGATCATCCTTGGCGACGGCGAATGGCGCGACTTCCAGATCGTCTTTACCGGCACCGGCACGGCCGCCAAGCCGATCACCCTGACCGCGCAGACCAAGGGCAAGGTGCTGCTCACCGGCCAGTCGAACCTGCGCATCGGTGGTCAAAACCTTGTGGTTTCGGGGCTCGTCTTCAAAAATGGCGCCAGCCCGACCGATGAAGTGATCAGCTTCCGGCGCGATTCGAAAACGCTCGCGACCGACGTGCGCGTGACCGAGGTCGTCATCGACGGGTTCAGCAAGGCGGACCGCCGTGCC
This sequence is a window from Sphingopyxis sp. USTB-05. Protein-coding genes within it:
- a CDS encoding LysR substrate-binding domain-containing protein, translating into MRQVEAFRAVMMSGGITAAATMLNISQPSVSRLIADMERAVGFRLFDRRGARVHPTAQAQALYEAVRRSYAGLDLLDQAARRIRAHPVGTVRIAALAAIAMAILPAVIARFRILYPDIKIIVESLGQRAIEERVFLGQADLGVGVDMQGREGIRSTPLARAEYVCILPANHPLAARERLAISDLAGEEFVGPMHEADALWTGIDTALETSGISVSRRLETQHSQILYAFVEAGLGVTIAEPFSAPRFHRLGVAVRPISPPVTLDFALLEPDIGPTPEIVAWLNADVARETEACLAHVKRVVALQ
- a CDS encoding NADPH-dependent FMN reductase; protein product: MIDRPRIVALGGNATAGGSAERLLRHALMRCEAEGAETSLFAGEAIDLPMYAPHRSERCSKAQALMAALRDADGIIVASPAYHGTVSGVVKNALDYAQDLVSDAQPYFDGRAVGLIAVAGGWQAAGSTLATLRSITHALRGWPTPMAVTANSSQPLFDPDGMLTDQGIASQLDIMTGQVVTFARMKRAYADAGKAALTA
- a CDS encoding phytanoyl-CoA dioxygenase family protein, whose translation is MDFSAQREQFANEGYAVFERILEGPLLDLLREECGRVIDREDARLDSLGVEVDGISHKGKRYFAGECQRQQPDLRKMLFSETMADICRATLGDDAYFFYDQYVVKGASEGMPFSWHQDSGYVVGNGGPADHKPYLTCWCTLDDTTVANGTVRILPFSQAPDTRNGIVPHIRQPGSNDLVGYTGDSEGVTLEVPAGSVVAFSSLALHATGSNSTPNMRRVYLAQYSPEPILNPGTNHLRRNAIAFLRGGSQVTFN
- a CDS encoding TonB-dependent receptor — encoded protein: MVSSKAKAYLTITTALGMAMIAAPAAAQDAAAQAPAEANAPFASTDIIVTAQKREQNLQDVPVAISVVSGEQLERSNVNSAEQLFQRVPTLTFRKGNTNKDSALSIRGVGTISFSSGVEPSVSTVIDGVVYARTGQQTSDFLDVERIEVLRGPQGSLFGKNASAGVINIVSREPGNELGGYVDAAWYEGNEYRIRGSIGGPIGDGIRASLTGFWSQYDGNARNVFNDHKVNGYEHWGVRGKLIAEPADNLKITLIADYSKNSDNGFADSIGTVFSSAFNNAVFIPSLAPLTLDGKNKDIDNDLDPYTKDKNSGVSGQIDLDLGGVTLTSITAYRHWYNFQQRDGDFRSDAPRYVNTGTAAGDVRSHDRGDLKFDQFTQELRIASANPQFFEYVAGLYYYHTKEVDFFNRTVTACTASTLPTVGGLTPCAAGSSTYTTNEGNADFTTKLTSYSAFGQGTLNFTDAFRGILGLRYTEDKVSYDFARRSTQTAAFTGVNPAFASAGSIKDNGWSGNAGLQYDLTDDIIAYTTYTRGYKGPALNVFFNMLARDTGRIDPEKSNAYEVGLKTRLFDRRLTLNIAGFYAKYDNYQANFLDIVAGQVVTRLTNAGTVSTRGIEMDFNAAITDDFSLSGGFNYTDAHINQFICPPGAAVTCADAINGKPLPFAPKYKGTVTMDWRLPLNIDGFNVDLNSSLVYQSRTQFDINQNPNAFQGAYAIWDAGVKVSTDDDKYSLSFIVKNLTDKQFVIQRIPNGTSFMRQITPRDAERYFGVTARMNF
- a CDS encoding alpha-glucosidase; translated protein: MALDVLDTGFALRLGGQTILSHKAGAPCFFIGRGEPHVHSKLGHFDVRQEVIERIALDHVEVAGDVVRFAENAGAPWLLEATLSGEGDNAKIALKALDPTLNRLWLRVAAEAGEHVWGGGEQFSYFDLRGRHFPLWSSEPGVGRDPASPLFKQVEAHRKGGGGSYAHTNYPQPTFVSSRRYALHIDSFAYAAFDFRAADFHEVEMWEIPAQVELWARPRFADLVSALSERFGRQPPLPEWLLKGAVIGLKDGDNSFARLKIYEDAGVAVSGLWCEDWVGLRITSFGNRLFWDWQWNAERYPELPARIAELKERGIRFLGYVNPYLAVDGPLYAEAAAQGFMVMHPTKDEPYVIDFGEFDCGHVDFTNPAAAAWFADTIIGEKMIDFGLSGWMADFGEYLPVDVRLANGESGMTAHNRWPALWGEVNAKGVAGRGATGETMVFMRSGATGVQGHCPMLWAGDQAVDFGRHDGIGTVICAALSAGMLGNAHHHSDCGGYTSLFDTTRDAELAMRWAEMSAFTSMMRTHEGNRPRQNAQYDDDPELLAHFAKMTRIYAHLAPYLRRLSKEASETGLPVQRPLFLHFEDDAETYAIQTSYLLGPDLLVAPVIAAGKSEWTTYLPAGADWVHVWSGRRYVGGSDVTVAAPFGQPPVFYRAGSADAALFDAIVSA
- a CDS encoding LysR family transcriptional regulator — encoded protein: MNLRRLRHFDTLYRLASYARAADELGLTQSALTRSIQKLEEELGATLFDRTTHYVRPTSDADRLIRSARDVIAASANLEQEARGLGHPTSGTVAVGSGPYPLQPLLTDTIARFAAAHPGVRVTVTGGPSEQLLETLVDRRLDLVVCNRAKFAASAHADEVLCIPLPPEPLMLVCAPDHPLAKGQGESADFPWALPRPAPGSNLPRALRARYAAGQFPDYELDSTAACLDMAKSGRAITVVPRALAARSELHQIALPASEVTRDAIHLLRNRSRSALVAAFVAVLREVAQADTIASNSAASAEPAR